ACGGGGTtaagggaaggagaaaacagatgAAGAGCTTTGTGGGGCGGGGTAGCTGGGCTCTGGGGATCCTTGCCTGCCAGTAAAGTCAACTGAGACCAAACTCAAAGAGTCCCATCAGGATTAGGAGACTTGCAGGATGAACTGCCCTCACCCCCACATCTGGACAGAGGTTGTCCCTGGATATTATTAGCAGGTGGACGAGGCACTCTGGCTGCCCTTTTTTCTATCTCACAGCTCTCTCGACCCTTGCCACTGTCTTACTGCCTTTTCAGTTTTGTGTCATTGACAGGTCATTACAGATGCCGCCCTGGGGTGTAAAGTATGTTACATGAAAGTGCTGTtgacttgttttctcttttcttctttttttttaacctgcttttgtttgtttgttttttctgcctcttctaaGATACGGTTTGGTTCAGACCAACCAGGGGAGGTAGGAGTCCTGGGCAACTCCTACCCCGAGAGCAGCAACGACAAGATACCTCCAGAAGAGGTGCACACCTAGAGTGGCTCCGTGTCCAGGTGAGATGCCAACTGCTGAAGACTCAGAGTCTGAGTGGAAGCTGAGCAGAGGGGGAGACAAAGCTGGGAGACAGGAGATGGAAAGGCCCTGGAGTGGGGAGTTCCCTGTTCTGTCCAGGAGAGGCAGAAAATGAGTCTGGCAGAAAGAACAGCCAGACTTAGGCAACAGCCAGAGCCCTAAACTGGCATATCAGCCAATAAAATTCAAGCAAAAACGACCCCACCCCCAGGGGGCTGCGGGCCTAAACCCCAGGAGGTGACAGATCTGAATCCAGCTGTGGGACGTTAGCCAGTCACAAGCCTTAGGGAGGAGTAATTTCCGGACTTCGGCCAAGCACATTATATAAGTTAGTGATTTAGGGCCGGCCagggttggagcaccgtgctcctaacgctgaggtcgccgattcagttcccacatgggtcagtgagctgcgccctctacagctaagattgtaaacaacggctctcccttgagctgggctgccgtgagcagcggGAGGTTGGCATGAGCCCCCGTGGGCTACCGGGGGCAGCAGgacagcgtgagtggctggcagggTCTGACCGACTACTGACAACGGACTACTGACAACCAACTACCTCAGCCCccggtggggggcggggggctcataataccagcatgggtcagggagccgtgtcctacacaactagactgagaaacaacggcttgaaggAAGGGGCGgggagcagaagaaaggagggaaaaagtaTAGTGACttattacagatattttttttttaccatgatcTGTAACATAGAACCCTCCTTATCAGACTCAGGGAAAGCAACAGTTGGGAGGGCCAAGACGTTCAAAGCTATTATTGAGTCCGGCTTTAAGGTACAAGTGGGGAGCAGGGCCTGGTAACCTTCCTAACCACACTTTCCCTGCCCTGTTTTCTCTGAGGACCCAGAGTTAGGAGTAGGAGGGGCAAAGCCCTGCTGCGCTATCACATCCCAGAACAGGGACCCAGCCGCTGCAGCCCTGACCATTCCCTCCACTTCCTGGGCGTGTGGAGATCAAGCTGAGGTATGGAAGCCACAGCCAAAAGTAGCGCTCATCATCACTCCCATCCACGCACAGCCCAGCTTGGGTCACACGAGTCCTGTGTCCGTCGGCCGGCGGTGCTGCATTCCTCCGGTAGCCCAGTCTAGCCAGCTTGGAGTTGGGTCCTGGGGGACAGAGCAGCTCAGGGGCCTGGCTTGAACAAAAGGAAGATACAGGGAGAGCCAGGAGTCTGTCCTTCTCACGCTCCTAATGCTGGGCAGCTCTTATCAGGAAAACCTCCCCGCCCAACTCGACTCCAGACGCCACGGTACCTCCGTGTCCTTGTGCTGTAGGAACCCAGGAGGCAAGACGGAATAGGGGATTCATCTTCCCAGGACTCAGTAGCGACAGGCTCAAGTGTGCCTCACCCCAGCCGTCACACGCGCAATGACAACGCGCCCAGAGACTGGGTTCTGCTCCCCTCTAGCGGCCGAGCCGATGGGTCGGGCCTGCGAGCCTTCACCGGCCCGGCTCCGGACGACCCCGAGGGAAATGGCCAGTGCACAGTATGTGGATGAGAAAGTGAGGCTTACGGAGAAATGACCGCCCCGAGAGTCAGGGCGCAGCGGGACAGAAGCCGCGCTGGCCGTGGGCTCCGCTGCCCGGCGCCCCGGGAGGTCACACGCGGTCCCTCACGCCCCGCAGAGCGGCGCCTGCGCCTCAAGCGTCGTAACCAGTCACCTGGCCGCTTCGGGACGGGCCCTCGTGAGGAGCCGCTGACCTGAGGCTTTCTGACCGTCAGAGTCGTCCAGGATTTGTAGCATGGAGCCTGCACAGCTCCTTGCACTGCTCCTGTCGCCACGGTAACCGGCGCTTTGCGACCTTCGGTTTGCGGCGGCGATCGCGCTGCGGCCGCGGCGGTGGTTGCTGGGCGACGGCGGAGGGAGAGAGCGGGGCTCGAGGCGTGACGCTGCGGGCTCCGGGAAGCCCCCATCTAGGGCTCCCCGAAGCCCCCATCTAGGGCTCCCCTCCGGGGCCCGCAGCCCGCAGCCCGCAGCCCGGGCCATGGCGGTGGCGCCTCCGAGCGGGGCAGGGGGCTCGCGCTGGACCTGGCGGCCGGTGGCCCGGGACGCGCTTCTGGCGCGGGCCTTCCACTCGTGCACGGAACTGCGGGGTCGGCTCTATCTGGTGGGGGGCCTCCTGGCCGGAGGGGCGAGAGAGCCCAGCGGCGACACTGTCGTCTTGGACCCGGCGGGGGGCCAGGCCGTCCGGGTGGGGGCACGGAGCGGCCCGAGGCGCAGCCACCACGACGCGGCGCCGCTGGGCGGGCGCTGGATCTGCACCGTGGGCGGCTGGGACGGGTCGCGCCGCCTGGCCACGGTGGCCGCCCTGGACACAGAGCGCGGAGAGTGGGAGGCGTGGACCGCGGCCCCCGACAGCTGCCTCCCCGCCGGCCTCAGTAGTCACACCTGCACCCGCCTCTCTGACCGAGAGCTGCGGGTGGCAGGCCGGGAGGGCGGGACCCGCACTCAGCGTCGCTATGGAAGCATCTACACCTTAAGGCTGGACCCCGGCGCCCGCACTTATTGGTATGGTAACCCTGCCCCAAACCTTTCACCCTCCCTTTATCTACACTCTGGAAAAGCCAAGGCTAACCAATACCGTTGGCAGTTTATCCCATCCTCACCCTGACAGTCTCTATCCTGGGAAGATGGCACCATGTCTACGCTGgcccaacccccccaccccctcatccGACCTACCTCACCGTCCCATGCCTCCTCTTGTATCCTTATCAGAGCGTGGAACAGGGGAAAGGGCAGTACAGCACTTCGATTCCCCAGAAAACCCAACTCAGGCCCGAGTTTCTGCTCCCCCACAGCTATAAGGAAGAAGGCTGCCACACAGCCTCACGCTCAGGGCACTGTGCTGCCCTGCTTCCAGCTCCTGGGCACCGCCCAGGTCACCAGCTGCTGCTCTTTGGTGGGTGCAAGTCAGCGGAACCAGAAGTAGCGGGGCGCTGGAGTCCTGGGCAGATCACGGTACTTATTACCTACTCACACCTTGCTTCGGGTGGAAGGGGCTACAACTCGGCCCCAATCCTCCGGACAGTCCCTCCTTTCTCCCCCAAGGAGGAACCACCTGCTGCCCCCCGTTTGACGCAACAGCTTGCAAAGCTTGTGAGCAGTGGGCAAGGGTCCCGGCAGGGGCCCGCAGGACTACGGCATCACTCGTGTTCTGTGGTGGGGCCCTTTGCTGTGCTATTTGGTGGAGAGACTCTGACCAGAGCTAGAGACACCATCTGCAATGACCTCTACATCTACGATGCCCGTGAGAGACAGCTAATGGTTGAGGACGGGACGGTGGGAAGATGGGAGAACCTGgaaccagagaaagaaagagggtaaAGTGGTGGGGCAAGGAGAACTAGTTGGCAAGTTAAAGGAATACACAGAATACTGAATTTTGAAGAGGCCTGCCAATCAAGTGAGGAGAAAAAAGGGGCAAGCCTTTGGTCTTGGAGCCCCATGGGTGCCAAAACCCACCCTCTGCCTTACCCAACAGGCAAGTCTCCTCCCCTGTGGTTCCACTTTGCCTGTGCAGACCGTGAGCTGAAACGCACAGGCCATCGGACCTGCCTCTGGAATGATCAGCTTTACCTGGTTGGAGGTTTTGGTGAGGATGGCAGGACAGCTAGTCCACAGGCTTGCATCCTGGACCTCTTTATCTAATGAATGGTACCAAGACACACCGCCAAGCTTGTTTTGTCCTAAACTCATAAAGCATTATCACCAGAGTTACCTGCCTCGTGTCAAATGCTTATTAAACTTCAACGTGAAAGTCAACATTGGTCTCTGAATCTTTTGGGTGAGGGCAGTAAATAAGTAGACACATCTTTATTTGCAAGGGAAAGGATCAAATAAGGGACCTCCTCTGATACTGTGAGCCATTAACCTGATGGGATCAAAAGCCACAAATCATAGGCTTTTCCCTGTCCCCATGCAAATTCCAGCCCTAACTGTGGGAGAAAGCATCAGGCTAGAGCTAAGCATTCTGACCAAaac
This DNA window, taken from Rhinolophus ferrumequinum isolate MPI-CBG mRhiFer1 chromosome 22, mRhiFer1_v1.p, whole genome shotgun sequence, encodes the following:
- the KLHDC9 gene encoding kelch domain-containing protein 9 isoform X1; amino-acid sequence: MAVAPPSGAGGSRWTWRPVARDALLARAFHSCTELRGRLYLVGGLLAGGAREPSGDTVVLDPAGGQAVRVGARSGPRRSHHDAAPLGGRWICTVGGWDGSRRLATVAALDTERGEWEAWTAAPDSCLPAGLSSHTCTRLSDRELRVAGREGGTRTQRRYGSIYTLRLDPGARTYCYKEEGCHTASRSGHCAALLPAPGHRPGHQLLLFGGCKSAEPEVAGRWSPGQITEEPPAAPRLTQQLAKLVSSGQGSRQGPAGLRHHSCSVVGPFAVLFGGETLTRARDTICNDLYIYDARKSPPLWFHFACADRELKRTGHRTCLWNDQLYLVGGFGEDGRTASPQACILDLFI
- the KLHDC9 gene encoding kelch domain-containing protein 9 isoform X2 is translated as MAVAPPSGAGGSRWTWRPVARDALLARAFHSCTELRGRLYLVGGLLAGGAREPSGDTVVLDPAGGQAVRVGARSGPRRSHHDAAPLGGRWICTVGGWDGSRRLATVAALDTERGEWEAWTAAPDSCLPAGLSSHTCTRLSDRELRVAGREGGTRTQRRYGSIYTLRLDPGARTYCYKEEGCHTASRSGHCAALLPAPGHRPGHQLLLFGGCKSAEPEVAGRWSPGQSPSFLPQGGTTCCPPFDATACKACEQWARVPAGARRTTASLVFCGGALCCAIWWRDSDQS